The following proteins are co-located in the Dyadobacter chenwenxiniae genome:
- a CDS encoding M56 family metallopeptidase, translating into MDKEWRARFGVMTAKMNITQSVEFRETAKIVTPMVIGALRPVVLIPIGLLSGFSTAQIEAILAHELAHIRRNDYLINMLQSFVEVVFFFHPAIWWLSDRIRAEREHCCDDIALSVCGDKMSLAHALVKVAEWQRTPGFAMAFASKKPLLLQRVQRVLGLNPKPARTLGNLPIMLFALSLVIGVSVYAVAQKSEKQKEGKKIAKPVNKKHKQQTYKVKEGDVYEVAAIEPAEIRSDDVAEISIPEFDIPEFEIPDIDLSGMAAVPFMNDSTQKKMNEIHRKLQALQTEMEPYNQRIEELNLEMEKYRFDVERVERNMEKLEWKKEGAMELREDLMEKRSSLLERTRSNDAKTNESELEKQLTDFEQQIKVQEQAISELNAQIASTRKEALKAEEPIRNLEKEVDGLREKMEAISEKMAVESRGLEKFEAVSILKARTAKAPRAAKATTIRRGQAPPPPPAPARPAKAPAAPKPPVPNK; encoded by the coding sequence ATGGACAAAGAATGGCGCGCGCGATTTGGTGTAATGACTGCGAAAATGAACATTACACAGTCCGTGGAATTCCGGGAGACAGCTAAAATCGTCACGCCGATGGTCATCGGTGCGCTGCGCCCTGTGGTATTAATTCCTATCGGACTGCTCTCAGGATTTTCTACGGCACAAATTGAAGCGATTCTGGCCCACGAACTGGCGCATATCAGGCGTAATGATTATTTGATCAACATGTTACAATCATTTGTGGAAGTCGTTTTCTTCTTCCATCCCGCTATCTGGTGGTTATCTGACCGCATTCGCGCCGAGCGTGAGCATTGCTGTGACGACATTGCATTAAGTGTTTGCGGAGACAAAATGTCGTTAGCGCACGCATTGGTGAAAGTGGCCGAATGGCAGCGTACGCCTGGATTTGCAATGGCATTTGCATCAAAAAAACCATTGCTTTTACAAAGGGTTCAGCGCGTTTTGGGATTAAATCCTAAACCAGCCAGAACGCTTGGAAATTTGCCCATTATGCTTTTCGCTTTGAGCTTGGTTATTGGGGTGTCAGTTTATGCTGTGGCGCAAAAGAGTGAAAAGCAAAAGGAAGGGAAAAAGATAGCGAAACCGGTCAATAAAAAGCATAAGCAGCAAACTTATAAAGTTAAAGAGGGTGATGTATATGAAGTTGCCGCCATCGAACCTGCTGAAATACGCTCAGACGACGTTGCCGAAATCAGCATTCCGGAATTTGACATTCCTGAATTTGAAATCCCTGACATTGACCTATCCGGCATGGCGGCCGTTCCATTCATGAACGACTCGACTCAGAAGAAAATGAATGAGATCCATCGCAAGTTGCAAGCGCTTCAAACGGAAATGGAGCCTTATAATCAGCGCATTGAGGAGCTCAATCTTGAAATGGAAAAATATCGTTTTGACGTTGAACGTGTAGAACGAAACATGGAGAAACTCGAATGGAAGAAAGAAGGTGCGATGGAACTGCGAGAAGATTTGATGGAAAAAAGGTCATCTCTTTTGGAAAGAACGCGGTCTAATGATGCTAAAACAAATGAATCGGAACTGGAAAAGCAACTGACTGATTTTGAGCAACAAATCAAGGTGCAAGAGCAAGCGATCTCTGAATTAAACGCACAAATCGCGTCAACAAGAAAAGAAGCATTGAAAGCAGAGGAACCTATCCGCAACCTTGAAAAAGAAGTGGACGGCCTTCGTGAAAAAATGGAGGCGATAAGTGAAAAAATGGCAGTTGAATCGCGGGGTCTTGAAAAATTTGAAGCAGTATCAATTTTGAAAGCAAGGACTGCCAAAGCACCACGTGCGGCAAAAGCCACCACAATCCGGCGTGGCCAAGCACCTCCGCCACCGCCAGCTCCTGCAAGGCCGGCAAAAGCACCAGCAGCACCGAAACCACCGGTTCCTAACAAATGA
- a CDS encoding BlaI/MecI/CopY family transcriptional regulator, whose translation MYIKPTDSELEILNYLWQAGPSTVRAVHDALSATKDVGYTTTLKLMQIMHDKGLLYRTEQGRSHIYVALLGKEETQQNLLGKLVETAFQGSAAQMVMQALGNHSTSKEELDEIRELLNNLENNR comes from the coding sequence ATGTACATCAAGCCGACCGATTCTGAATTAGAAATTTTAAATTACTTATGGCAAGCCGGGCCCAGCACGGTTCGTGCAGTGCACGATGCATTGTCTGCTACCAAAGATGTCGGCTATACAACGACATTGAAGTTAATGCAGATTATGCATGACAAAGGACTTTTGTATCGTACCGAACAAGGGCGTTCGCATATTTATGTAGCGTTGCTGGGAAAAGAGGAAACGCAGCAGAACTTGCTGGGCAAGCTGGTTGAAACTGCATTTCAAGGATCGGCTGCGCAGATGGTTATGCAGGCGCTCGGGAATCACTCCACTTCCAAAGAAGAATTAGATGAAATACGTGAGTTATTAAATAACCTTGAAAACAATCGTTAG
- the dnaN gene encoding DNA polymerase III subunit beta yields MKFVVSSSVLLKQLSAINGVVSTNPIVPILENFLLSLEGNTLTVTASDLQTVMITEIEVESSEKGAIAIPAKLLLDTLRGLPEQPITLQVNSETFGTEIISDNGRYKLSGENPIDFPKTPAVNRGQSVDFSSSSLGAAIANTLFATSTDDLRPAMTGVFVQMGTENATFVATDGHRLVRYRRTDIKSEVDTSMIIQRKALNLLKSCLPSEDLPVKAEFTSSNAFFSFGNIRMICRLIDERFPDYENAIPTNNQNTLTINRMEILSSLRRISIYSNRTTHQVRLKMSLNDLVISAEDLDYSNEANERLMCEYNGDDMEIGFNAKFLIEVLGNLSSKTITFELSAPNRAGLIIPVDQEENEDILMLVMPVMLNTYV; encoded by the coding sequence ATGAAGTTTGTCGTTTCGTCATCAGTTCTACTCAAACAGCTGTCTGCTATAAACGGTGTCGTTTCAACGAACCCAATTGTGCCCATTTTAGAGAACTTCCTTTTGTCATTGGAAGGAAATACATTAACCGTGACGGCTTCTGACCTTCAAACAGTGATGATCACTGAAATTGAGGTTGAATCTTCCGAAAAAGGGGCCATTGCTATCCCTGCTAAATTATTGCTGGATACGCTCCGCGGATTGCCCGAGCAACCAATCACATTGCAAGTAAACAGCGAAACATTCGGAACGGAGATCATTTCCGATAATGGCCGCTATAAGCTTTCTGGTGAAAATCCGATTGATTTCCCGAAAACACCAGCCGTAAATCGCGGTCAGTCGGTTGACTTTTCGTCCTCATCATTAGGCGCAGCCATTGCAAACACATTATTTGCGACAAGCACGGATGACCTTCGTCCTGCTATGACTGGGGTTTTCGTTCAAATGGGGACAGAGAATGCAACATTCGTGGCAACTGACGGTCACAGGCTGGTAAGATATCGTCGGACTGACATTAAATCTGAGGTCGACACTTCCATGATCATCCAGCGCAAGGCATTGAATTTATTGAAATCGTGTCTGCCATCCGAAGATCTGCCGGTTAAGGCTGAATTCACGTCCAGTAATGCGTTTTTCAGCTTTGGAAATATCCGCATGATCTGCCGTTTGATTGACGAGCGTTTTCCAGACTATGAAAACGCAATTCCAACGAATAACCAAAATACACTTACCATAAACCGGATGGAAATCCTTAGCTCGCTAAGACGTATTTCCATTTACTCGAACAGAACAACGCACCAGGTTAGGTTAAAAATGTCGTTGAACGATCTGGTTATCTCTGCTGAGGATCTTGATTATTCCAATGAAGCAAATGAACGCCTGATGTGTGAATATAATGGTGACGATATGGAAATCGGCTTCAATGCGAAGTTTCTGATCGAAGTGCTAGGTAACCTTTCAAGCAAGACTATCACATTCGAATTGTCTGCTCCTAACCGCGCTGGTTTGATTATCCCGGTTGATCAGGAAGAGAACGAAGATATACTTATGCTGGTGATGCCTGTAATGTTGAATACTTACGTTTAG
- the gldG gene encoding gliding motility-associated ABC transporter substrate-binding protein GldG — protein sequence MKNTTLRFVLIVGLLAGVNWLASQFFFRLDLTEDKRYSISDATKALLGNLDKDVVVNVYLSGDLPAGFERLEAATRETLDEFKTYANGHLIVNYSDPSEATSEEQRQKQFLNLVDRGLTPTNIFDNEDGKRTEKIVFPGAIVQADTLSVPVQLLKGNRSATPEEQLNQSYEGVEFEIASAIRLLGNQEHKKVGLVVSHTKISPARLSDLIATIQQNYDVFLDMNNPESYAGLDALLILKPDSAFSEDEKFKLDQYIMGGGNALFFVDGARVDSVSLDGNYAQPLDLNLSDLFFKWGARVNTNLVKDLKSSAEILLNVGNLGDKPDIRPVPWRFFPLLNNFGKHTITRNVNSVYTRFLSSIDTVGGADNIKKTPLLMTSENTQILNAPVLVGYNEARNDPDPATYTGGPKLAGVLLEGSFTSLFANRILPGDPRAAKFKLTGSPAKVIICSDGDIIVNDYDYKRNAPLPLGYDRVTRQTFGNKDFVMHALDYMTDANGLINARSKQIDIRALDKIQIREDKKFWQALNLLLPIALIGVFGGLRYYLRGRKFA from the coding sequence ATGAAAAATACAACACTCCGGTTTGTCTTGATTGTGGGTTTGCTCGCCGGGGTAAACTGGTTGGCTTCCCAGTTCTTTTTCCGGCTGGATCTTACTGAGGACAAACGTTATAGCATCTCGGACGCAACAAAGGCGCTTTTGGGCAATTTAGACAAAGATGTAGTAGTCAATGTTTATCTCAGCGGTGACCTGCCAGCTGGCTTTGAGCGGCTTGAAGCTGCTACGCGCGAGACACTTGACGAATTTAAGACTTATGCCAACGGACACTTAATCGTTAACTATTCCGATCCTTCCGAAGCGACCAGTGAAGAGCAGCGGCAAAAGCAGTTCCTTAACTTGGTTGACAGAGGGTTAACCCCGACAAACATATTCGATAATGAAGACGGGAAGCGAACGGAAAAGATCGTTTTTCCGGGTGCAATTGTTCAGGCGGACACACTGTCCGTTCCTGTCCAGCTTTTGAAGGGCAACAGGTCGGCTACGCCAGAAGAGCAGCTCAATCAATCGTACGAAGGTGTTGAGTTTGAAATCGCGTCAGCTATTCGACTGCTAGGCAACCAGGAACACAAAAAGGTTGGTTTGGTTGTCAGCCATACTAAGATCTCTCCCGCGCGTCTAAGTGATCTTATTGCAACGATCCAGCAGAATTACGATGTATTTCTGGACATGAACAACCCCGAGTCCTATGCCGGATTGGACGCATTACTGATCTTAAAACCAGACAGCGCTTTCTCCGAAGACGAAAAGTTTAAGCTGGATCAATATATCATGGGCGGCGGTAATGCTTTGTTTTTCGTGGACGGCGCACGTGTCGACAGCGTCAGTCTGGACGGAAATTATGCGCAGCCATTGGATCTGAACCTCAGTGATCTTTTTTTCAAATGGGGCGCAAGAGTTAACACCAATCTTGTTAAGGATCTCAAAAGCAGCGCGGAAATTCTTCTAAATGTTGGCAATCTGGGTGACAAACCAGACATTAGACCCGTGCCCTGGCGCTTTTTCCCTTTGTTGAATAATTTTGGTAAACATACCATTACGAGGAATGTTAATTCCGTTTATACAAGATTTCTAAGCTCGATCGATACGGTTGGAGGCGCTGACAACATTAAGAAAACGCCTTTGCTAATGACCTCCGAAAATACCCAAATCCTCAACGCGCCCGTGCTTGTTGGTTATAACGAGGCACGTAATGATCCTGATCCGGCAACTTATACTGGCGGGCCGAAACTGGCCGGTGTTCTTTTAGAAGGGTCGTTCACTTCCTTGTTTGCAAACCGGATTTTGCCGGGTGATCCGAGAGCGGCAAAATTTAAATTAACCGGAAGCCCAGCCAAAGTCATCATTTGTTCGGACGGAGATATCATCGTGAACGATTATGATTATAAAAGGAATGCGCCATTACCGCTGGGTTATGACCGAGTGACCAGGCAAACCTTCGGAAACAAGGACTTCGTGATGCATGCGCTTGATTACATGACGGATGCAAACGGACTGATTAATGCACGCAGCAAACAAATTGACATTCGGGCATTGGACAAAATCCAGATCAGGGAGGATAAAAAGTTTTGGCAAGCACTTAATTTATTGCTCCCAATTGCCTTGATAGGAGTTTTTGGTGGATTACGCTACTATCTTCGAGGCCGAAAATTCGCTTAA
- a CDS encoding phytanoyl-CoA dioxygenase family protein, whose protein sequence is MSIVQRVLRKAESIKDHYFPIKEFDQATLPWIDKPNADIAGFLKKNPPRYNVPYDMADKLKGWEQNGYVVLEKIIPEEMIDKFWGDFQELVQNPDKYDLSVRIDLDEFKPNQERNIKEFPKEALLGKYVKINDFHNSSVAGKKLMTHPYIVSFLEAIFNQQVVVMQSLVFMYGSQQPTHQDFPWVTAKIPSHLAAAWIALEDIKIDSGPLYYYIGSHKMPKFNFGNGILFKKESTKSPLEFAQYLDQTCTEHQYPKETLLIKKGDVLIWHAALAHGGSMITNPEQTRKSFVCHYSTEQALPYHRNFIAQVPVKQDYNGVYIYDNPVFPQSEDVLK, encoded by the coding sequence ATGAGCATTGTTCAGCGTGTCCTCCGCAAAGCCGAGTCAATTAAAGATCATTACTTCCCGATTAAGGAATTTGATCAGGCGACGCTTCCCTGGATTGATAAACCTAATGCCGATATCGCCGGTTTTTTGAAAAAAAATCCGCCACGATACAATGTGCCTTACGACATGGCGGATAAACTAAAAGGCTGGGAACAAAACGGTTATGTAGTTTTGGAGAAAATAATTCCAGAAGAAATGATTGACAAGTTTTGGGGTGATTTTCAAGAGCTCGTTCAAAACCCGGACAAATATGATCTCTCCGTCCGCATTGATCTGGACGAATTCAAACCCAACCAGGAACGGAACATTAAAGAATTTCCCAAAGAAGCACTGCTTGGCAAATACGTAAAGATCAACGACTTCCATAATTCTTCCGTGGCTGGCAAAAAGTTGATGACGCACCCTTACATCGTGTCATTTCTGGAAGCCATTTTCAATCAGCAGGTTGTGGTGATGCAAAGTTTGGTTTTTATGTACGGAAGCCAGCAACCAACGCATCAGGACTTTCCCTGGGTGACTGCCAAAATCCCGAGCCATTTGGCGGCAGCGTGGATTGCTCTGGAAGACATTAAGATTGATTCGGGCCCGCTCTACTATTACATCGGCTCCCACAAAATGCCTAAATTTAATTTTGGCAACGGTATTTTATTCAAAAAAGAGTCAACAAAATCGCCTCTTGAATTTGCTCAGTATCTCGACCAAACCTGCACAGAACATCAATATCCAAAAGAAACTTTACTTATTAAAAAAGGGGACGTCCTCATCTGGCATGCGGCACTCGCACATGGCGGTTCAATGATCACGAATCCCGAACAAACCCGAAAATCTTTTGTCTGCCATTATTCAACGGAGCAAGCATTGCCTTACCACAGAAATTTCATAGCACAAGTGCCTGTCAAACAAGATTACAACGGCGTTTATATCTACGACAACCCGGTTTTCCCGCAATCTGAGGATGTATTGAAGTAA
- the rnr gene encoding ribonuclease R, protein MKDKKIKINKGNDKKEVKTPHHIVSYIDNLKADIAAFFDLNSEHTFRPFDVHDHFGVQDKKVKQLINEIIHELEEDGRLMHQNGGYSAGPNKEVKKGLTGRVDRVNKSFAFVIIEGREDDIYVESEMLNGAWDGDIVAVQPLTKNSRNARSGRNDSGKSRVEGRVAEIVERSSVEIVGIIEITSRYAVVQPDNKKLFDPIYIEPEEVKEAQDGDKVIVKVTQWPTRRSQAEGEIVQVLGKAGDNDVEMHAILAEFGLPYHFPEIVEAEAQRIPDKISEKEIKNRKDIREVLTFTIDPVDAKDFDDALSVRYLDEGNVEVGIHIADVSHYVLPGTELEKEAYRRATSVYLVDRTVPMLPEKLSNNLCSLRPNEDKLSFSAIFEMSPKGKVLKQWFGRTIIHSDRRFSYEEAQGVLDSGEGDHVRELNTLNTLAKILRKERFKNGAINFETTEVRFKLDEKGKPLGIYTKERHDSNKLIEEFMLLANKRVAEYVYSLSKGEDKNTMVYRVHEAPDTDRLQTFATFVAKLGYKLEVEEENKIAKSMNSMLSKVEGKPEQNLIESLAVRTMAKARYSIEDLGHFGLAFQRYSHFTSPIRRYPDVMAHRLLQHYLNGGASVPRDSYEDASKHSSERERLAAEAERASIKYKQVEYMSMMDKDREFDGIVTGVTEFGIFVEITEAASEGLIRMTDLGDDYYELDKENYRLIGQRTKKIYTFGEKVKVKVKETNLARRSMDLYLAGTIPSPVRNNNGSGDKDRRPRESRESRSSGKSGRSSTSSSRSSSSAKPKERRKRR, encoded by the coding sequence ATGAAAGACAAAAAAATAAAAATTAACAAAGGCAATGATAAGAAAGAGGTCAAAACGCCTCATCACATCGTTTCCTACATTGACAATCTGAAAGCTGACATTGCTGCTTTTTTTGATTTAAACAGCGAACACACTTTCCGTCCTTTTGATGTCCATGATCATTTCGGTGTTCAGGACAAGAAGGTTAAGCAGCTTATTAATGAAATTATTCACGAGCTGGAAGAAGACGGAAGGCTTATGCATCAGAACGGCGGCTATTCTGCGGGTCCAAATAAGGAGGTTAAAAAAGGACTTACAGGGCGCGTGGATCGCGTAAACAAATCGTTTGCATTTGTAATTATTGAAGGCCGTGAGGACGATATTTATGTAGAATCTGAAATGTTGAATGGCGCTTGGGATGGTGACATTGTTGCCGTTCAGCCGTTGACAAAAAACAGCCGCAATGCCAGGTCTGGGCGTAATGACTCAGGAAAAAGCCGGGTAGAAGGACGGGTTGCTGAAATTGTGGAGCGTTCAAGTGTGGAAATTGTCGGGATCATTGAAATCACTTCCCGTTATGCAGTCGTACAGCCGGATAACAAAAAGCTTTTCGACCCGATTTACATTGAACCAGAGGAGGTTAAGGAGGCGCAGGACGGTGATAAGGTGATTGTGAAAGTTACGCAATGGCCGACTAGAAGAAGCCAGGCTGAGGGTGAAATTGTGCAGGTTTTAGGAAAAGCGGGGGATAATGATGTTGAAATGCACGCCATTTTAGCAGAATTCGGTCTACCTTATCATTTTCCTGAAATCGTGGAGGCGGAAGCACAACGGATTCCGGATAAGATCTCTGAAAAGGAAATCAAAAACCGCAAAGACATTCGCGAGGTGTTGACGTTTACGATTGACCCTGTTGATGCGAAGGATTTTGATGACGCCCTTTCTGTGCGTTATCTGGATGAAGGAAATGTTGAAGTCGGCATTCACATTGCCGACGTTTCACATTATGTTTTGCCGGGAACGGAGTTGGAAAAAGAGGCGTATCGTCGTGCTACATCGGTTTATCTGGTTGACAGGACAGTTCCTATGCTGCCTGAAAAGCTCTCGAACAACCTTTGCTCACTCAGGCCCAATGAGGACAAACTTTCGTTTTCAGCGATCTTTGAAATGAGTCCGAAAGGAAAAGTGCTGAAACAATGGTTTGGCAGAACGATCATTCATTCGGACAGGCGGTTTTCTTATGAAGAAGCGCAGGGTGTTTTGGATTCAGGTGAAGGAGATCATGTCCGCGAGTTGAACACATTGAACACTTTGGCCAAAATCCTGCGTAAAGAACGTTTTAAAAATGGCGCGATCAACTTTGAGACTACGGAAGTTCGCTTCAAGCTGGACGAAAAAGGGAAGCCGCTTGGCATTTATACAAAAGAGCGCCACGATTCCAATAAATTGATTGAGGAATTCATGTTGCTTGCCAACAAGCGGGTTGCAGAATATGTGTATTCGCTGTCGAAAGGCGAGGATAAAAATACAATGGTTTACCGCGTTCATGAAGCGCCGGATACGGACCGTTTGCAGACTTTCGCGACGTTTGTTGCAAAATTAGGCTACAAGCTGGAAGTGGAAGAGGAGAATAAAATTGCCAAATCCATGAATAGTATGCTTTCCAAAGTGGAAGGAAAGCCGGAGCAAAATCTGATAGAGTCCCTTGCCGTGAGAACAATGGCGAAAGCGCGTTACAGCATCGAAGACTTGGGGCATTTTGGCCTGGCATTTCAGCGCTATTCGCATTTTACGTCGCCAATCCGCCGCTATCCGGACGTCATGGCACACCGTCTTTTGCAACATTATCTGAATGGCGGCGCTTCGGTTCCCAGGGACAGTTACGAAGATGCATCAAAGCATTCGTCTGAAAGAGAACGACTTGCAGCAGAGGCGGAAAGGGCTTCGATCAAATACAAGCAGGTCGAGTATATGAGTATGATGGACAAAGACCGCGAGTTTGATGGCATTGTAACAGGTGTCACGGAATTCGGCATTTTTGTTGAGATTACAGAAGCTGCATCGGAAGGATTGATCCGCATGACGGATCTGGGTGATGACTATTACGAGCTTGACAAAGAAAATTACAGGTTAATTGGCCAGCGCACGAAGAAGATTTACACTTTTGGTGAGAAGGTTAAGGTCAAAGTGAAAGAAACAAACCTGGCGCGCCGAAGCATGGATCTGTATCTGGCTGGGACGATTCCTTCGCCGGTTCGAAATAATAATGGTTCTGGTGATAAGGATAGGCGCCCGAGGGAGTCGCGTGAGTCGCGATCGTCGGGAAAAAGTGGTCGGTCCTCGACGTCATCTTCCCGATCATCTTCGTCGGCGAAGCCGAAAGAGCGTCGTAAGCGGCGATAG
- a CDS encoding 3'-5' exonuclease, whose translation MTEEFRRRAKNFLLLDIETVSSFASYDELPERMQKLWDKKALTFRKGDDETSNAAYFYDRGAIYSEFGKIVCIAFGAFYWNEKEEISFKVSSFSGDNEADILLQFKALIEKYPADQLILCAHNGKEFDFPFLCRRMLIHCIEIPKALQISGKKPWEILHQDTMDLWKFGDYKNYTSLDLLAAVFDISGSKNEMSGDQVTKVYYEENDLAKICRYCREDVVVLAQLYLRLHCFKVVQPENILRIE comes from the coding sequence ATGACAGAAGAATTTAGAAGGCGTGCCAAGAACTTCTTGTTACTGGACATTGAAACCGTTTCCTCATTTGCATCCTATGATGAACTTCCCGAACGGATGCAAAAGCTTTGGGACAAAAAAGCGCTGACATTCAGAAAAGGAGACGACGAAACCTCCAATGCCGCTTATTTCTACGACCGCGGCGCGATTTATTCAGAATTCGGAAAGATCGTCTGCATTGCATTCGGCGCATTTTATTGGAATGAAAAGGAAGAGATTTCGTTCAAAGTCAGCAGCTTTTCGGGAGATAATGAGGCTGATATCCTATTGCAGTTCAAGGCATTAATAGAAAAATATCCGGCAGACCAGCTCATTTTATGCGCCCATAACGGAAAAGAATTTGATTTTCCGTTCCTATGCCGCCGAATGCTGATCCATTGCATTGAAATCCCAAAAGCATTACAGATTTCGGGGAAAAAGCCCTGGGAAATCTTGCATCAGGATACAATGGACCTTTGGAAATTTGGTGATTACAAGAACTATACTTCGCTTGATCTGCTGGCAGCCGTTTTTGACATTTCGGGCAGTAAAAATGAAATGAGCGGCGATCAGGTGACCAAGGTATATTACGAAGAAAATGATCTGGCCAAAATTTGCCGATATTGCAGAGAAGATGTTGTCGTTCTGGCACAGCTTTATCTGAGATTACATTGTTTCAAAGTCGTCCAGCCCGAAAACATATTAAGAATTGAATAG
- the lipB gene encoding lipoyl(octanoyl) transferase LipB encodes MNTLINKNVHFQDLGLIDYQEAWDYQEKIFAETISIKTANRNLAADEQLSTPNYLLFCQHPHVYTLGKSGKADHLLLGEDDLVAKQAKYYKIKRGGDITYHGPGQIVGYPIFDLDNFFTDIHRYMRTLEEAIILTLADYGLNAGRINGLTGVWFDYEEQKNPRKICALGVKSSRWVTMHGFALNVNTDLSYFGNIVPCGIEDKAVTSIAAELGRDLDMQEVSDKLKNHLAGLFHMEL; translated from the coding sequence ATGAATACCCTCATCAATAAAAACGTCCACTTTCAGGATCTGGGGCTGATTGATTATCAGGAGGCTTGGGATTATCAGGAGAAAATCTTTGCAGAGACGATTTCGATTAAGACTGCAAATCGGAATCTTGCAGCGGACGAGCAACTTTCGACACCCAATTATCTGCTTTTTTGCCAGCATCCACATGTTTATACGCTTGGAAAAAGTGGCAAGGCGGATCATTTGCTTCTCGGGGAGGATGATCTGGTTGCAAAACAGGCCAAATATTACAAGATTAAACGCGGCGGCGACATCACTTACCATGGCCCCGGTCAGATTGTAGGTTATCCGATTTTTGATTTGGATAACTTTTTTACCGATATCCACCGTTATATGCGGACTTTGGAAGAGGCGATTATCCTTACATTGGCCGATTATGGACTAAATGCGGGCCGGATTAATGGTTTAACGGGTGTTTGGTTTGATTATGAAGAGCAAAAAAATCCAAGGAAAATCTGCGCATTAGGAGTAAAATCGAGCCGGTGGGTTACGATGCATGGCTTTGCTTTGAATGTGAATACGGACCTTTCTTACTTTGGAAATATTGTGCCGTGCGGCATTGAGGATAAGGCGGTGACTTCTATAGCGGCGGAATTGGGGAGGGACTTGGATATGCAGGAAGTTTCCGATAAATTAAAAAATCATTTAGCAGGACTGTTCCATATGGAGCTGTAA
- a CDS encoding YraN family protein, translated as MAAHNDLGNWGENQAAGFLAKKGFEIIEKNYRKNHSEIDLIVRKDKMLIFVEVKTRSGTGFGMPEEFVNVTKARLIMRAAEHYIFDKDWHFDIRFDIVSILISPNGKSEICHIEDAFCK; from the coding sequence ATGGCAGCACACAATGACCTCGGAAACTGGGGTGAAAACCAGGCAGCAGGGTTCCTTGCAAAAAAAGGCTTTGAAATAATCGAAAAAAACTACCGCAAAAACCACTCAGAAATTGACCTGATCGTCAGGAAAGACAAAATGTTAATTTTCGTCGAAGTCAAAACGCGCAGTGGAACTGGTTTCGGAATGCCCGAAGAATTTGTGAATGTCACCAAAGCCAGGCTCATCATGCGCGCAGCGGAACATTACATTTTCGACAAAGACTGGCATTTCGACATCCGGTTTGATATTGTTTCCATCTTGATCTCTCCCAATGGAAAGTCGGAGATCTGTCATATAGAAGATGCTTTTTGTAAGTGA
- a CDS encoding type II toxin-antitoxin system RelE/ParE family toxin, producing the protein MIKSYRHKGLELYAKRGDRSKLHQSHVPKIRLILTRLDAASFPEQMNQLGYAFHALKGNLNGFYSVKVSGNWRIVFRFEGNDAIDVDYLDYH; encoded by the coding sequence ATGATTAAAAGTTATAGGCACAAGGGTTTGGAATTGTACGCTAAAAGGGGAGATCGATCTAAGCTCCATCAAAGTCATGTGCCCAAGATACGGTTGATATTGACACGTCTCGATGCGGCTAGTTTTCCTGAACAAATGAATCAGCTTGGTTATGCCTTTCATGCGCTCAAGGGAAATTTAAACGGGTTTTATTCCGTGAAAGTGTCTGGAAATTGGCGGATTGTGTTCCGTTTTGAGGGAAATGATGCAATAGACGTAGATTATTTAGACTATCATTAA
- a CDS encoding HigA family addiction module antitoxin — MAIFDPAHPGELIRETLDGLREEGYQFTIEQVALSLGTTRKTLSAIINGKSNLSPEMAVRLAAGFPNTTAEFWMKVQQNFDLAKAKNKVDISAIKPLWTASETTYQHMKS; from the coding sequence ATGGCAATATTTGATCCAGCCCATCCGGGCGAGTTAATTCGTGAAACATTAGACGGTTTGCGCGAGGAAGGATATCAGTTTACTATCGAACAAGTTGCGCTAAGCCTTGGAACTACCAGAAAAACTTTGTCCGCTATTATTAACGGAAAATCAAATCTTAGTCCCGAAATGGCCGTTCGCCTGGCTGCGGGATTTCCTAATACAACTGCGGAATTTTGGATGAAGGTTCAGCAAAACTTCGACTTGGCGAAGGCTAAAAATAAAGTTGATATAAGTGCTATAAAACCGCTTTGGACTGCATCCGAAACAACATATCAACATATGAAGTCCTAG